Genomic DNA from Turicibacter faecis:
ACTTGTGTTAAAACTAAACCTTCGTCACGGGCAACACATCCTATTCAAGGATGTAGCTGGCACTTTTCTCATCTTCATCATCAACACGTTTATGGTCATCAATTTGTCGCCTTGATGCTTCAATGTGAGGATTTAATTCTTCCTTATCAAATCATTCCCTATGAAAAAGAGAAACAGAGTAAAATCGAACTCGTTCGAAGAGCTCTGATGGAATTACCCAAACCTCCCTATAAAGGCTATGTCTTAGCGGATAGTTGGTATACGTGTGAAGCTCTCCTTCAAACGGCTAAGCAAGTCGGGTTTCATTATTTAGGAGCGATTAAAACGAATCGAATCATTCTTCCTAAAGGTTACCGTCCCAACGGAATTCAACTGAAACAATTTGCGAAAACATTATCCCTTCATGATCTCGACTTAGTGACCGTCGGATCTGAGCGTTATTATACGTATCTATATAAGGGACGAATAAGAGGGGGACATGTCGTCCAAATCATTTTAAGTTCGCCAAACGGCTCCTTTGGAAGAAAAAGCTTTACGTTGTTTTATGAGTCATGATTTGAAAATGTCTGCCAAACAACTACTTAAACACTATACTAAACGTTGGCCTATTGAAATTTTCTTCCGAGAAGTGAAGCAAAATTTCGGAATGGGGAACTATCAAATTCGAACTTTACAAGGGATTAAACGATTGATGTTAATGATTCAATTCGTTTACCTTTATTTAAAACGAATAACGTTAAATAATCGTTGTTTGGGTGACAGTTTACGCCAGTGTCAACGAAAGCAAAAACAAGAATTAGTGAAATTAATTTATCATAAAGCTCAAAAAGGTGTGGAATTAAAAACCATTTTTGAAGAGTTGAAAATTGCATAGGGTAAGTGTATTTTCATTCCTTGGAAAATTTTTCTTAAAAATTGCACATTAATAGTAGAATATAAGAAAAGCTTGGATAAAAAATATTTAATTAGAGATAATAAAAAATGTTTTTGTCTGAAAAAAATTACAACCGCTTACAAATTGATATCCGTATACTTGTGAATTAAAGTTTAGTATACTATTATTATAAGAACGAAGGAGGAAATACTATGACTAAAAAACCTGTAGCATTAATTATTTTAGATGGTTTTGGTTTACGTGATGAAACTGCTGGAAATGCAGTTCAAGCAGCTAAAATGCCAAACTTAGATCGTTTATTCCATAAATATCCTCATAATACGTTAGAGGCATCTGGATTAGGAGTTGGATTACCTGATGGACAAATGGGGAACTCAGAGGTAGGACACTTAAACTTAGGTGCAGGACGTATCGTTTATCAATCATTAACTCGTATTAACTTAGCTGTGAAAAATGGAGACTTAAAAAATGATCCTGTTATTGAAAAAGGATGTGCACACGCATTAGAAAATAACAAAAAAGTGCATGTTATGGGATTATTATCACCAGGTGGAATTCACTCACATAATGAGCATATTTACGCGTTAGTAGAAGCAGCTAAAGCTCAAGGTGCAAAAGAAGTGTATGTACATATTTTCTTAGATGGACGCGATACTGCTCCTAAATCAGCATTAGAGTATGTAGAAGCATTAGAAAATAAATTAACAGAAATCGGAATTGGAAAAATTGCGACTGTATCAGGGCGTTATTATGCAATGGACCGCGATAAAAACTATGACCGTACTCAATTAACATATGATGCAATGACTCAAGGAACAGGTGAAAAATTCGAATCAGCGAAAGCTGGGGTTGAAGCTTCATATAAAAACGATATCTTAGATGAATTCGTTGTTCCATTTGTAGTTGATGCAAACGGATTAATTCAAGATGGAGATACAGTAATTTTCGCTAACTTCCGTCCTGACCGTGCACAACAAATTGCAATTGCATTATCTAACCCTGAAAATGTAGCAAGCTTTGCTAAAGAAGGTAAAGAAGCATTAGATCCTTCAAAAGGACCTAAAGATGTTTACTTCATCTCAATGATGTCTTACGGGGATGCTGTAAAAGGACCAGTTGTTTTTGGATTACAGGATTTAGCTAATACTTACGGAGAAGTTATCTCAGCAAACGGATTAAAACAATTACGTATCGCTGAAACTGAAAAATATGCTCACGTTACATTCTTCTTTGACGGTGGGGTAGACAAAGAAATCGAAGGAGCAACACGTGTATTAATTAACTCACCAAAAGTTGCAACATATGATTTAAAACCTGAAATGTCAGCATACGAAGTTGCAGATGCTTGTGTGGCTGAAATTAATAAGGATATTCACGATACAATTATCTTAAACTTTGCTAACCCAGATATGGTAGGACATACAGGGGTATTTGATGCAACAGTTAAAGCTTTAGAAGCAGTTGATGAGTGTTTAGGTAAAGTAGTTGATGCGATTATCGCTAAAGGTGGAGTCGCTATTATTACAGCTGACCACGGAAATGCTGAAAAATTAGTGGACGAAAATGGTGGAGCATATACAGCTCATACATCAAATCCAGTTCCAGTCATCGTAACAAAAGAAGGAATTGAGTTACGTGATGGTGGAAACTTAGGAGACTTAGCACCAACAATGTTACAATTATTAAATGTTAAACAACCTGAAGAAATGACAGGAAAATCAATTATTAAATAATAATTTTTATGAAAAGGGCATCGCTTCTCGCGATGCTCTTTTAAGATATATTTTTTTCGAAATGTTGATAATCTTTTGGTTGGTTCCAATCACCACCCCAACTCCAACCATATTTTTTGAAAATTTCACATACTTCACTTTCCGCAGTAATCATACCAGGAATCTCCTGTCCCCGGTCCGTATAGTCTTCGCCGTTTGCGGGTAACACTTTATTTGCGTACACATAAGGATTTATTTTAGGATTAATGTCAATCGCTAATCCGTAGGCGTGATTTGAAGGAGTAGATCCATTTGTAATCATCCTGAAATTAAAGGCGCTTGTATTATTATCTTCCATGGATAATTCATCAGAGTTATCGTAATGATGGATGGCCTTCATTTTTTCAATTGGAAAAGAAATTGTATAAAGTTCTTTAAAGATTTGTAGTACCTCTTCGGCAATCGCCTGATTTACAATGAGTTCTCCTTGGTGTATCTCACCATCAAAACCAACATGAAGAATTTCTAGGTACCGTAGGTCATCATATTCAATGTATTGTGGATCGATTGGGATTAAGGAAGCGAGAGAGTCTCCGTATTTTTCTTGTAGAGTTTGAATGGTAAAAAAGTCATCTACCGTGAACTCGGGAACTGATGATGTTTCAGAAACTTGATCATTTTCGGTGATCGTTGAACTAGGTGGGGAAACTTCCCTTACTAAAGGATTTTCTTCAGGTGAAGAAAAAGGATCGGATTCTTCTGAAACAAACGATAAGGTAATAGGGAGGTATAGACTAAGAGGAATTCCAATCATTAGGAGTGAGATGATAATTTTTTTCATTTAAGACGTCTCCTTTTCAAAATGGGTTGATAGGTTTATTATTGAGTAAGGTTATTATAAATGAGATCGTTGAAGAAATTTAGTTTTTTATGAAATACTCCTAAATGATGGGATAGGGGATTGAAATTTTAGAAATATATGTTAGAATAATAGTGTGAATGGCCAGGTTAGTTTAGTGGTAAAACAACGCAATGGTAATGCGTAGCCGCGAGTTCGATTCTCGCACCCGGCACCAGTTTATGAAAAGATTGATTCAGCTTGATGAAGCTGATTTTTTTTTGCTTTTTTCGCCAATTTTTATATCTTCACTTAAAATAAAAATCTCGAGGTTTGTAGAATTTATCGATTGTTTCATCCACAATGGTTATTAAATAAGGGGATGGGAAGAGGGAGCGGCAGGTTGATGATTAAGTTTTCATTTTTGAAAGGCTTTTATCGTCATTAAAATGGATTTCTTTACTTTAGGAGAAGATTTAGATTTTTTCTACATTACCGCATCAGTTGTTTATAGCGAGGGATTAATTGGTTAAAGATGACACTTTTATTTTTAATAAAGGATATCTAATAGAGATATAATAAAGTGTATAAATGGAGGATATTTAGAAATAATAAGTAATTACCTGATTTGGAAAAGGGGAATTAAGGAGTTTGTCGTTTTTTTTAGTATTATGGTAGGAATGAATAAAAATATAAAAAATAGCGTTTTCAATTTAAAAATATCTTTAATATGCAAAAAAATGTATTATAATAAGAAGTGTGAAAAAATTAGAAAAAGGAGTGTCTTAAATGCCTTATATTG
This window encodes:
- the gpmI gene encoding 2,3-bisphosphoglycerate-independent phosphoglycerate mutase; the protein is MTKKPVALIILDGFGLRDETAGNAVQAAKMPNLDRLFHKYPHNTLEASGLGVGLPDGQMGNSEVGHLNLGAGRIVYQSLTRINLAVKNGDLKNDPVIEKGCAHALENNKKVHVMGLLSPGGIHSHNEHIYALVEAAKAQGAKEVYVHIFLDGRDTAPKSALEYVEALENKLTEIGIGKIATVSGRYYAMDRDKNYDRTQLTYDAMTQGTGEKFESAKAGVEASYKNDILDEFVVPFVVDANGLIQDGDTVIFANFRPDRAQQIAIALSNPENVASFAKEGKEALDPSKGPKDVYFISMMSYGDAVKGPVVFGLQDLANTYGEVISANGLKQLRIAETEKYAHVTFFFDGGVDKEIEGATRVLINSPKVATYDLKPEMSAYEVADACVAEINKDIHDTIILNFANPDMVGHTGVFDATVKALEAVDECLGKVVDAIIAKGGVAIITADHGNAEKLVDENGGAYTAHTSNPVPVIVTKEGIELRDGGNLGDLAPTMLQLLNVKQPEEMTGKSIIK
- a CDS encoding M15 family metallopeptidase, which encodes MKKIIISLLMIGIPLSLYLPITLSFVSEESDPFSSPEENPLVREVSPPSSTITENDQVSETSSVPEFTVDDFFTIQTLQEKYGDSLASLIPIDPQYIEYDDLRYLEILHVGFDGEIHQGELIVNQAIAEEVLQIFKELYTISFPIEKMKAIHHYDNSDELSMEDNNTSAFNFRMITNGSTPSNHAYGLAIDINPKINPYVYANKVLPANGEDYTDRGQEIPGMITAESEVCEIFKKYGWSWGGDWNQPKDYQHFEKNIS
- a CDS encoding transposase, coding for MSHDLKMSAKQLLKHYTKRWPIEIFFREVKQNFGMGNYQIRTLQGIKRLMLMIQFVYLYLKRITLNNRCLGDSLRQCQRKQKQELVKLIYHKAQKGVELKTIFEELKIA
- a CDS encoding transposase, with the translated sequence MFMDSIISDSNSIFKFLKQLDLDLFLSKPQFNHVNQFLNLMIQENYQGKISAVKHCHRTSFGRFLTDSPWDEEAISHQIQTYVLSCIYQRSYQTQQPIYVMVDDTTCVKTKPSSRATHPIQGCSWHFSHLHHQHVYGHQFVALMLQCEDLILPYQIIPYEKEKQSKIELVRRALMELPKPPYKGYVLADSWYTCEALLQTAKQVGFHYLGAIKTNRIILPKGYRPNGIQLKQFAKTLSLHDLDLVTVGSERYYTYLYKGRIRGGHVVQIILSSPNGSFGRKSFTLFYES